In Stieleria varia, one genomic interval encodes:
- a CDS encoding DUF6932 family protein, translating into MIPDFRDDGYLPEGLYVASEADATFRFGTATRPRQRLALRLRRWLELARVIDAKRFFVDGSFVTSKPDPDDVDAVVWLPDDFAERLERGDLEAVELDSMLVTRRPEELFAAEDRRDWEDWLEFFSRTREADNRRKGVVEIQL; encoded by the coding sequence GTGATTCCTGATTTCAGAGACGATGGGTACTTGCCCGAGGGTTTGTACGTTGCTTCCGAAGCTGATGCTACGTTTCGTTTCGGCACTGCGACGCGGCCGCGTCAGAGACTTGCGCTGCGGCTCCGGCGATGGCTCGAACTTGCACGTGTCATCGACGCGAAACGATTTTTCGTTGATGGCAGTTTCGTTACATCAAAACCGGACCCCGATGACGTTGATGCGGTTGTGTGGCTGCCCGATGATTTTGCTGAACGCTTGGAACGCGGAGATTTGGAAGCCGTGGAACTCGATTCCATGCTTGTAACTCGGCGTCCTGAAGAGCTGTTCGCTGCCGAAGATAGACGTGACTGGGAAGATTGGTTAGAATTCTTTAGTAGGACCCGTGAGGCAGACAATCGACGCAAGGGTGTAGTCGAGATACAACTATGA
- a CDS encoding group II intron maturase-specific domain-containing protein encodes MLPRSPSGLDPVEARLMSYKEAADLLGSPPASCRWKQGRSLAISSRVGPFATGTWPVGRWVALGLRCRSQSVGFTTGTRPVGVWSNRTNGNSYADDFVIFTKTEAAAQRVYASTERFLTDRLKLTVNHDKSNIRKTDGLEYVGYKFRGYGGQIRVSGKKLKAFKERASEIFRRNRGVSMESRYKAFASYARGWLGYFALDQVKTTFTNLDKCPKTDQRRPSGTRLLLETVAEIEDPSEESDVVGRVLSCRSWLCDERQGPVLVGRQSVFPRRQVSSELYPTSTWPPRACLFLTSAGYRLHPCGETHCIHRSSADPHARCCGRGPGQPGPYPDTHGSVQFTLSTIEVKNSFARRFGIE; translated from the coding sequence ATGCTTCCTCGCTCTCCATCCGGGCTTGACCCGGTGGAAGCAAGACTGATGAGTTACAAAGAAGCGGCCGATTTGCTTGGCTCCCCTCCGGCCTCGTGCCGGTGGAAGCAAGGACGATCACTGGCCATCTCAAGTCGCGTTGGTCCCTTTGCCACCGGCACGTGGCCAGTGGGGAGATGGGTTGCTTTGGGCCTGCGGTGTCGTAGCCAGTCAGTCGGATTCACCACCGGCACGAGGCCGGTTGGAGTCTGGTCAAATCGAACGAATGGTAACAGCTATGCAGACGACTTTGTGATTTTCACAAAGACCGAAGCGGCGGCGCAGCGTGTGTACGCGAGCACCGAACGCTTCTTGACCGACCGATTGAAGTTGACCGTCAACCACGACAAGAGCAACATCCGCAAAACGGATGGGCTTGAGTACGTGGGCTATAAGTTTCGTGGCTACGGCGGCCAAATACGGGTCAGTGGTAAGAAGCTGAAGGCATTCAAAGAGCGTGCCTCGGAGATCTTTCGTAGAAACCGAGGCGTCTCGATGGAATCGCGTTACAAGGCTTTCGCATCCTACGCACGGGGTTGGTTAGGGTACTTCGCGTTGGATCAAGTAAAGACAACGTTCACCAACTTAGACAAATGCCCCAAAACTGATCAACGCAGGCCGTCGGGTACGCGCCTGTTACTGGAAACAGTGGCGGAAATCGAAGACCCGTCTGAAGAATCTGATGTCGTTGGGCGTGTCCTATCGTGTCGCTCGTGGCTTTGCGATGAGCGGCAAGGGCCCGTGTTGGTTGGCAGGCAGAGCGTCTTTCCACGACGTCAGGTGTCCAGTGAGCTTTATCCAACGAGTACCTGGCCGCCGAGGGCTTGTTTATTCTTGACGAGTGCTGGCTATCGCTTGCATCCTTGCGGCGAAACGCACTGTATTCATCGATCTAGTGCGGACCCGCATGCTAGGTGTTGTGGGAGGGGGCCCGGGCAACCGGGCCCCTATCCCGATACCCATGGTTCTGTGCAGTTCACGCTGTCAACGATTGAGGTGAAAAACTCGTTCGCACGACGGTTTGGAATTGAGTAG
- a CDS encoding dockerin type I domain-containing protein yields MSNRRVLAVITGTIFEDVDYSLRQESSEPDLASRLVYLDHNQSGSFDSGDTFAISDDNGGFQFDNIPEGQYSVRLFDGSTTQQQVFPLDATLATTPLAVEGGQQLVRSGGNAFVLADDFVLVGDMESGTASAVSVGEPLDAMQLLPDGSVLVTRSQNAAGSAFVVSPAAEMLSVSTATKWSDIAIGGDGTGIAVPASSDPSVVLMAVDATSPTTDVLFSSTGVEVPSDAQVIASDSGNRTVFAWAGDTGLELSLWSNSTATWISESPIEISGTTQLLAFDDASGLLALRTAEGGVNVQDVDSRFATLLTLDGLSGPVAIDGARELLMTVPQDEALLQLYDLRDGSRVTEVPVDLTEIGNVNAMTLSPASSGPALLTVLGTKGVAEIALTQPAAHQITVSGDSDPQPVHFAVRLSGDNTSAPMPNILGYETLEDQTIFQSAPGLLDGLDDIEGDQLVVLPLIAASHGTTSIDPQGAFRYQPFRDYFGSDSFSVMIHDGRDVTGPVAVNIAIAPVPDAPTGIIADLVPIPENTLIHQNLGPITIVDPDINDNFNISVYDPRFEIQGGNLIFVGGDLDFETQGSIALTVYAEDTESQFWLVETVEIFLLNENEPITAIYPDDIWVYENNPESMITTVWAVDQDSGHQEHTFVVDDDRFHFKGHDLWLKPGESLNYEETPVVTVNITAMEVDGPNTLTETLQINVADVSEPIGAIALDGDSVIEFAAGAAVGLVTISGNPITDDYRVSVDDDRFEIVDSTLKLRDGTWVRRADVDEIELTIAAQDTAEQLDSASETFVIRVIENPSPFHNDDNPYDVDTGGFVSALDALVIINHLNDYGPGPIGNGNPGIGYDVNGDGMVTALDALLVINELNHLHNGGSGTVGGEQPEGESNEAESTEAESADDPVGDPVNGNDLVPVSDESMSLPVGPRNDLDNLDSDASMSVDSDSYDEISYGQDTASGDTASGDTASWDAAIIETAEEESFVDDDVTYDSDPSLRLLSDEPHAS; encoded by the coding sequence TTGAGCAATCGTCGCGTGCTGGCCGTGATCACGGGAACGATTTTTGAGGATGTCGACTATTCCCTGCGACAGGAGTCCTCGGAGCCGGATTTGGCAAGTCGACTTGTTTATCTGGACCACAACCAGAGCGGTTCGTTCGACAGTGGGGATACGTTCGCGATCTCGGATGACAACGGCGGTTTTCAATTCGACAACATTCCAGAAGGCCAGTACAGCGTTCGACTGTTCGACGGTTCGACGACTCAGCAGCAAGTCTTTCCGCTGGACGCCACTCTTGCGACAACCCCTTTGGCGGTCGAAGGCGGCCAGCAATTGGTACGCTCTGGTGGCAACGCATTTGTTCTAGCGGACGACTTTGTGCTGGTCGGGGATATGGAAAGTGGCACGGCCAGTGCAGTCTCGGTCGGTGAACCTCTCGATGCGATGCAGCTCTTACCCGACGGCAGCGTGCTGGTGACGCGGTCGCAAAACGCCGCAGGTTCCGCTTTCGTCGTCAGCCCAGCGGCAGAAATGCTAAGCGTCTCTACGGCGACCAAGTGGTCCGACATCGCCATCGGCGGTGACGGCACCGGAATCGCTGTGCCCGCATCGTCTGATCCCAGCGTTGTCCTGATGGCGGTCGATGCGACTTCGCCGACAACGGACGTCCTGTTCTCATCGACCGGCGTGGAGGTCCCGTCGGACGCTCAAGTCATCGCGTCAGATTCGGGCAACCGAACTGTGTTTGCCTGGGCAGGCGACACTGGGTTGGAACTATCGCTGTGGAGCAACTCGACAGCAACATGGATATCGGAGAGCCCAATTGAAATCTCCGGGACGACCCAACTACTCGCCTTTGATGACGCCTCGGGCTTGCTTGCACTGCGAACGGCCGAGGGTGGCGTGAATGTTCAAGACGTCGATTCACGGTTTGCAACTTTGTTGACCCTGGATGGTTTGAGCGGTCCCGTCGCGATCGATGGTGCTCGTGAATTGTTGATGACGGTTCCCCAGGACGAAGCGTTACTCCAGCTGTACGACTTGCGCGACGGCTCGCGGGTGACAGAAGTACCGGTGGACTTGACCGAAATCGGCAATGTGAACGCGATGACGCTGTCGCCCGCATCGTCCGGTCCGGCTCTCTTGACAGTGCTGGGCACAAAGGGCGTCGCTGAGATCGCATTGACTCAACCCGCGGCTCACCAAATCACCGTGAGTGGCGACTCCGACCCTCAACCCGTTCACTTTGCCGTTCGACTCTCCGGCGACAACACGTCCGCACCGATGCCCAACATTCTGGGCTATGAAACCCTAGAAGATCAAACGATCTTTCAATCCGCACCGGGGTTGTTGGATGGTCTTGACGACATCGAAGGCGATCAACTGGTGGTGTTACCGCTGATCGCGGCATCACATGGGACGACTTCCATCGATCCACAAGGTGCGTTTCGCTACCAGCCGTTCCGCGATTACTTTGGCAGCGACTCCTTTTCCGTCATGATCCATGATGGTCGCGATGTCACAGGCCCGGTCGCTGTGAACATTGCGATCGCACCGGTCCCAGATGCTCCCACTGGCATCATTGCGGATTTGGTGCCTATCCCTGAAAACACGCTCATCCATCAGAACCTTGGTCCGATCACCATCGTTGACCCCGACATCAACGACAATTTCAATATCTCGGTTTATGATCCGCGATTCGAGATCCAAGGTGGCAACTTGATTTTCGTGGGCGGCGACCTGGATTTCGAGACCCAAGGCTCCATCGCCTTGACTGTCTATGCCGAGGACACCGAGAGCCAGTTCTGGCTGGTCGAAACCGTTGAGATTTTCTTGCTCAACGAAAACGAGCCGATCACCGCAATCTATCCCGACGATATCTGGGTCTATGAAAATAATCCAGAGTCCATGATCACCACCGTTTGGGCCGTTGATCAAGACAGCGGGCACCAAGAACACACCTTCGTCGTCGACGATGATCGGTTTCATTTCAAAGGCCACGATCTGTGGCTCAAGCCCGGGGAAAGCTTGAACTACGAGGAAACTCCGGTTGTCACCGTCAATATCACAGCGATGGAAGTCGATGGACCCAATACGCTGACAGAGACGTTGCAGATCAACGTCGCCGATGTTTCGGAACCGATCGGAGCGATCGCTTTGGACGGTGATTCCGTGATCGAGTTTGCTGCCGGTGCGGCAGTCGGCCTGGTCACCATTAGCGGCAACCCGATCACAGATGACTATCGTGTCAGTGTGGATGACGATCGTTTTGAAATCGTCGACTCGACGCTCAAGCTCCGCGACGGAACTTGGGTGCGTCGTGCCGATGTCGATGAAATCGAATTGACAATTGCGGCGCAAGACACCGCCGAACAGTTGGACTCCGCCTCCGAAACCTTCGTCATCCGAGTCATTGAAAATCCGTCACCATTCCACAACGACGATAATCCCTACGATGTCGACACCGGTGGATTCGTTTCCGCTCTCGACGCATTGGTCATCATCAACCACCTCAACGACTACGGTCCCGGACCCATCGGCAACGGTAACCCTGGCATCGGCTACGACGTCAACGGCGACGGAATGGTGACCGCGTTGGATGCACTGCTGGTCATCAACGAACTGAATCACTTGCACAACGGTGGCTCAGGAACCGTCGGCGGTGAGCAACCCGAAGGCGAATCGAATGAAGCCGAATCGACAGAAGCCGAGTCTGCTGACGATCCTGTCGGCGATCCGGTGAACGGAAATGACCTAGTTCCAGTGTCCGATGAGTCCATGTCGCTCCCGGTTGGACCGCGAAACGATCTCGACAATCTGGATTCCGACGCTTCGATGTCGGTTGACTCGGATTCGTACGACGAGATTTCCTATGGTCAGGACACTGCAAGCGGGGACACTGCAAGCGGGGATACAGCGAGTTGGGATGCAGCGATCATCGAGACCGCCGAGGAAGAATCGTTTGTTGACGACGACGTCACCTACGACAGCGACCCTTCCCTGCGCTTGCTCTCCGATGAGCCGCACGCTTCATAA
- a CDS encoding IS4 family transposase: MLDPKSHATENEQQFCRAKTLLADLLQLPTIVKELEQQDASSAAKIYTQAPTLWLLVLQRLGGGLTLDQAVSDLIDNHKDLLPPNRRVTEGTLSKNNSAYNQARKKLPIKVVQDFSNRICDHLARKAQPAFLERRVFILDGTTITLPPTPALKKAFPPASNQHGESVWPVAMLMVANEMQTGCALMPQIDPMYGPNNSSETRQAEKVIDRLPENSIVMADSGFGVFSVAFHCQTRGQEFLLRLTKQRYKAYLKNATLVEEGPGYVTHHLIWKPSSKERRNHQNLPEDAACEVFIHQVELDNGQTLELVTNIEADALSVGELYRRRYDVEFDIRDLKVTMDTENIRAKSVDTMKKELMGSVIAYNLVSQLRKQAAKLINISPRRLSFSGVWQDFQSGLLRKELTTLEQWTLAYQKTLIDASTRKLPNRKTPRSYPRVAHTRRQKSTKFQRLERKIKSKASESPPD; this comes from the coding sequence ATGCTCGATCCCAAATCACACGCCACTGAGAACGAACAGCAATTCTGTCGCGCAAAAACATTGCTCGCGGATTTGCTTCAGCTCCCTACGATCGTTAAAGAGCTTGAGCAACAAGACGCCAGTTCCGCTGCAAAAATTTACACACAAGCACCAACACTTTGGCTACTGGTGCTGCAACGTCTCGGGGGAGGCCTCACTCTTGATCAAGCCGTCAGTGATCTGATCGACAATCACAAAGACCTCCTGCCCCCTAACCGGCGAGTTACTGAAGGGACGCTTTCAAAAAACAATTCCGCTTACAACCAAGCGAGAAAAAAACTGCCGATTAAGGTTGTCCAAGACTTTTCCAATCGCATTTGCGATCACCTGGCACGCAAGGCCCAGCCAGCTTTTCTTGAGCGGCGTGTGTTCATCCTCGACGGAACGACGATCACACTGCCACCCACACCGGCGCTCAAGAAAGCATTTCCACCAGCATCCAACCAGCACGGTGAATCCGTTTGGCCCGTTGCGATGCTCATGGTCGCCAATGAAATGCAGACCGGTTGCGCGTTAATGCCACAGATCGATCCGATGTACGGCCCCAACAATTCCAGCGAAACCAGACAAGCCGAGAAAGTCATCGACCGACTTCCAGAGAATTCGATTGTCATGGCCGATAGCGGTTTCGGCGTGTTCTCAGTGGCTTTTCATTGCCAAACGCGTGGGCAAGAGTTCTTACTGCGTCTGACCAAACAGCGATACAAGGCATACCTCAAGAACGCCACGCTGGTAGAGGAAGGGCCTGGCTACGTAACGCACCATTTGATCTGGAAGCCATCGAGCAAAGAACGCAGGAACCACCAGAATCTTCCTGAGGATGCAGCTTGTGAAGTCTTTATTCACCAAGTCGAATTGGACAACGGTCAAACGCTGGAGTTGGTCACCAACATCGAAGCGGACGCCTTGTCCGTGGGCGAGCTTTACCGTCGCCGCTACGATGTGGAATTCGACATCCGGGACCTGAAAGTCACGATGGACACCGAGAATATCCGTGCCAAGAGCGTGGACACGATGAAAAAGGAGCTGATGGGATCGGTGATCGCCTACAATCTGGTGTCCCAGTTGCGCAAGCAGGCCGCCAAGTTGATTAATATCTCGCCTCGACGACTGAGCTTCAGTGGCGTGTGGCAGGACTTTCAGAGTGGCCTGCTTCGCAAGGAATTAACGACACTGGAGCAATGGACGCTTGCGTACCAGAAGACGCTCATTGATGCCTCGACGAGAAAGCTTCCCAATCGCAAGACACCGCGGAGCTACCCTCGAGTCGCGCATACTCGCCGCCAAAAGAGCACCAAGTTCCAACGTTTGGAAAGAAAAATAAAATCCAAAGCCTCCGAATCACCACCCGATTGA